AGCGCAGCAGCACCACCAGCCCGGCCGGCAGGAACAGGAACCCTTGAACGCCGAGCAAGAGCTCGAGCTCGATCCGGTCGGCCAGCGCACCGGCCACCTGCATGCCGACCGCCTCCGCCGCGGCCATCGCGGCGAACGCGGTGCTCAGCACCCGTCCGGTCAGCTCGGGCGGGGTCACCGTCTGGATCACCGACAGCATCCCGGACCCGACAAAAACCCCAGGTCCACCGGCCACCGCGAACAATCCGACAAAAACCGCCATGGACGTGGTCACGTGCGAGGTGTTCCAGATCAACGCCGAGTACAGGCCCATCACCAGCGCGCCCCAGCCGAGCAGTTTCGCCGGGTCGACCCGCCGCGCCACGGTGGCCACCAGCACTCCCGCGGCGAGGCCGCCGACGGCCTGGACCCCGCGCAGCAGTCCGGCGTCGGCCTCGTCCCCGCCCAGGGTCCGGAGCACAAAAACCAGGAAAAGCACCAGGAACATGCCCTGCGCGAGCTGCAGCAGGACCACCGCGACCGAAATGGTCCGCAGTGCCGGGTTGCGCCGGATCTCGGCCAGCCCGTCGACCCACTGCCGCAGCACGTGGGGCCGCTCCCCCGTGCCCGGCAGGTCGATCGCGAACCGCGGTGCGAACAACGCGGCGGCCAGCGCGAGCACCCCGGCGTAGACGGCCACCGTGACCCCGAGCCCGCCGGACGCCAGCAGCAGGCCACCGGCCCAGCCGCCCACCAGCCTGGCCACGTTCGCGTTCACGCTCATCAGCCCGTTCGCGCCGGTCACCCGGTCCGGGCCGACCACCTGCGGGACGAGCGCGTTGCGGGTGGGCTCGGCGATCGCGGCCAGCCCGGCCTGCGCCGCCATCACCACGTACAGCACGGCGACGTGCTCGGCCAGCAGCAGCGGCAACGCCACCGCGGCCTGCGCCAGCGAGACCGCGCACAGCACGCGGTGCCGGTTGCCTCGGTCGGCCAGCGGGCCGGCGATCGGGCTGATCACCACCGCCGGCACCAGTCCGATGATCATCATCACCGCGGTCGACGCCGCCGAACCGGTCAGCTGGTACATCGTCAGCGGCAGCGAGACCTGGAGGATCCACTCGGCGATCTCGGAGCACAGGGAAGCGGCCGACAGTCTGGCGAACTTGGGTTCCCGCAACAGGTTCACGCGCTCGGCTTCCCGTCCGCTTCGATCCGCGGGAACGCGCGGAAGCCGAAATGCACCGGCCGCGCGCCGGCGGGCGCGTCCTGGCGGATGGTGCCGACGTACGGCCGGATCAGCGCGTCCACCGCGGCGACCAGCTCGGTCAGCTCCGCCGCGGTGATCCGCAGGCCGTAGAAGTTGACCGCCGAGGCCTCCGCCCACTCGGGATCGTCGTGCTCGGCGGTGTCGAGATAGCGCTGGGTCAGCAGCTCCTCCTCGCGGAGTCCGGCGCCGAGCGCCGCGAGCTGGGCCGATCGGGTGGACGGCTCGTCGGCGAACTCGCCGAAGTCGAGGCCGACGTGCTTCGCCCGCCACGGCCGCTCGCGCCCGTCCCCGCCCTCGGCGCGCTCGACCAGGCCGAACTCGGCGAGCTGACGCAGGTGCCAGCTGCAGTTCGAGGCCGAGGACCCGATCGCGACCGCGCATTCGCTGGCCGTGCGCGGGCCGACCGACATCAGGTAGTTCAGCAACGCCGATCGCAGTGGATGCGCCAGTGCCTTGAGCAGCTCCACATCGCGGACGCGGGTGCGCGGCGGCAGCTCGGCCATCAGGCCTCCAGTCTGAAAGGAATATTTCGAAAGTTCTCTTTCAGAGTTGCACGTTCGCGGCCGGAAGAAAAGAGGGGGTTGCTAATCCAACTCAAGTTGCGTTAACCTCATCGCATCATGGACAACTGACACCAGCCCCCATCCGCGTCCGAGGCGTCCGAGCCCGGCGGGTGTTCCGTTCACTCACACGGGCCGGTGATGCTCCATGTCTATTTCCCTTTCCCTGCAAGCCAGGGATCTCACCTTCAGCTACGGCGACCGCGTCGTGTTCGACGGGCTCGACCT
The genomic region above belongs to Amycolatopsis sp. YIM 10 and contains:
- a CDS encoding MFS transporter, whose protein sequence is MNLLREPKFARLSAASLCSEIAEWILQVSLPLTMYQLTGSAASTAVMMIIGLVPAVVISPIAGPLADRGNRHRVLCAVSLAQAAVALPLLLAEHVAVLYVVMAAQAGLAAIAEPTRNALVPQVVGPDRVTGANGLMSVNANVARLVGGWAGGLLLASGGLGVTVAVYAGVLALAAALFAPRFAIDLPGTGERPHVLRQWVDGLAEIRRNPALRTISVAVVLLQLAQGMFLVLFLVFVLRTLGGDEADAGLLRGVQAVGGLAAGVLVATVARRVDPAKLLGWGALVMGLYSALIWNTSHVTTSMAVFVGLFAVAGGPGVFVGSGMLSVIQTVTPPELTGRVLSTAFAAMAAAEAVGMQVAGALADRIELELLLGVQGFLFLPAGLVVLLRLARRRDPALT
- a CDS encoding helix-turn-helix transcriptional regulator — its product is MAELPPRTRVRDVELLKALAHPLRSALLNYLMSVGPRTASECAVAIGSSASNCSWHLRQLAEFGLVERAEGGDGRERPWRAKHVGLDFGEFADEPSTRSAQLAALGAGLREEELLTQRYLDTAEHDDPEWAEASAVNFYGLRITAAELTELVAAVDALIRPYVGTIRQDAPAGARPVHFGFRAFPRIEADGKPSA